From the Euzebya rosea genome, one window contains:
- a CDS encoding hydantoinase B/oxoprolinase family protein: MATIIETNTEPVEAVDVDVVTLDLVENALRNARYEMDEVLFRTALSPGIREQHDEFPLIGDPEGKMVVGQFGLSIPDFLDNYSGTIEEGDVLLTSDPYACGAAISHANDWLVVMPIFHSGRVVGWASMFGHMSDVGGKTPASMPTDARTIFEEGVIIPPFKLYRKGELAEEALEIILRQVRKPDWNRADLNGIVAACRTAGRRITELCDRFGVETYLSALDALLQRNHDAMKALLGMVFADGETIDFTDYICDDGVGFGPYELKLSLTRNGDRVTLDFTGSSPQAAGPINYYINENLIRMFFGIYMITVADPQILWNDGFYPLIDVVIPEDSFWKPRFPAALSGRNHGIGRVFDLLGGLLGKTNPDLMNAAGFSSSPHFMYSGTYSEGERKGEWFQLYSIGFGGIPGRPMGDGPDGHSLWPSFTNIPCEYLESYYPLRIETWTTVTDTGGAGLHRGGNGVEVAYRFLSDGEIAIHDDRWLTYPWGVIGGEPGARGTKWIERLDGTTEVLPSKCHDVPVRAGELLHFVTWGGGGWGDPLERDPSLVALEVRRRLVSVDGARRYGVVCDEDGIVDDAATTALREELRRSRPDERPVIDAGPPLEEILARCEEETGLPAPRPPMARL, encoded by the coding sequence ATGGCGACGATCATCGAGACCAACACCGAGCCCGTCGAGGCGGTCGACGTCGACGTCGTGACCCTCGACCTGGTCGAGAACGCGTTGCGCAACGCCCGCTACGAGATGGACGAGGTCCTGTTCCGTACGGCGCTGTCCCCCGGCATCCGGGAACAACACGACGAGTTCCCCCTCATCGGTGATCCCGAGGGGAAGATGGTCGTTGGCCAGTTCGGGCTGTCGATCCCCGACTTCCTCGACAACTACTCGGGGACGATCGAGGAGGGTGACGTCCTGCTCACGTCCGACCCGTACGCGTGTGGTGCGGCGATCTCCCACGCCAACGACTGGCTGGTCGTCATGCCGATCTTCCACTCGGGACGGGTGGTGGGCTGGGCCAGCATGTTCGGGCACATGTCCGACGTGGGTGGCAAGACCCCGGCGTCGATGCCGACGGACGCCAGGACGATCTTCGAGGAGGGTGTGATCATCCCGCCCTTCAAGCTGTACCGGAAGGGCGAGCTGGCGGAGGAGGCGCTGGAGATCATCCTGCGGCAGGTCCGCAAGCCCGACTGGAACCGGGCGGACCTCAACGGCATCGTGGCGGCCTGCCGCACCGCCGGACGCCGGATAACCGAGCTGTGCGACCGGTTCGGGGTCGAGACCTACCTGTCGGCGCTCGACGCGTTGCTGCAGCGCAACCACGACGCCATGAAGGCCTTGCTCGGCATGGTGTTCGCCGACGGCGAGACGATCGACTTCACCGACTACATCTGCGACGACGGGGTCGGCTTCGGCCCCTACGAGCTGAAGCTGTCGCTGACCCGCAACGGCGACCGGGTGACGCTGGACTTCACCGGTTCCTCCCCCCAGGCCGCCGGCCCGATCAACTACTACATCAACGAGAACCTCATCCGGATGTTCTTCGGGATCTACATGATCACCGTGGCCGACCCCCAGATCCTCTGGAACGACGGGTTCTACCCGCTGATCGACGTGGTCATCCCGGAGGACAGCTTCTGGAAGCCACGGTTCCCCGCAGCGCTCAGCGGACGCAACCACGGCATCGGTCGCGTCTTCGACCTGCTGGGTGGGCTCCTCGGCAAGACCAACCCCGACCTGATGAACGCGGCGGGCTTCTCCTCCTCGCCGCACTTCATGTACTCGGGCACGTACTCGGAGGGGGAACGCAAGGGCGAGTGGTTCCAGCTGTACTCCATCGGGTTCGGCGGGATCCCCGGCCGGCCCATGGGCGACGGACCGGACGGCCACAGCCTGTGGCCGTCGTTCACCAACATCCCGTGCGAGTACCTCGAGTCGTACTACCCGCTGCGGATCGAGACGTGGACGACCGTGACCGACACCGGCGGCGCCGGGCTGCATCGCGGCGGCAACGGCGTCGAGGTGGCCTACCGGTTCCTCTCCGACGGCGAGATCGCGATCCACGACGACCGGTGGCTGACCTATCCCTGGGGCGTCATCGGCGGCGAGCCGGGGGCACGTGGCACCAAGTGGATCGAGCGGCTCGACGGGACCACCGAGGTCCTCCCGTCGAAGTGCCACGACGTGCCCGTCCGGGCCGGCGAGCTGCTGCACTTCGTCACCTGGGGCGGTGGCGGCTGGGGTGACCCGCTGGAGCGCGACCCGTCGTTGGTCGCGCTGGAGGTGCGGCGTCGCCTGGTCAGCGTGGACGGTGCCCGCCGGTACGGCGTGGTCTGCGACGAGGACGGCATCGTCGACGACGCGGCGACGACGGCCCTGCGCGAGGAGCTGCGCCGGTCCCGACCCGACGAGCGCCCCGTCATCGACGCCGGTCCGCCGCTGGAGGAGATCCTGGCCCGCTGCGAGGAGGAGACGGGACTGCCGGCGCCCAGGCCACCGATGGCCCGACTGTGA
- a CDS encoding isochorismatase family protein encodes MSPPGGPEDPGHASGHDRSGWGGTLRPGRRPALLLVDMVRAYFDVGGAFELPSTGALDAAARLLDAARSSGVPVVHTCVRYAPGGADGGVFFRKVAGLRVFATDTPADPDGPGAIRPEVAPVDGEVVVVKQMPSAFFGTSLAGTLVARGVDTLVVGGVSTSGCVRASVVDAMSHGLVPLVVADACGDRSESVHDANLGDLAAKYAEVIDLQQGLDYLASVG; translated from the coding sequence GTGAGCCCACCCGGTGGCCCCGAGGACCCGGGGCACGCCAGCGGCCACGACCGGTCGGGCTGGGGCGGAACCCTTCGGCCCGGCCGTCGACCGGCGCTGCTGCTGGTCGACATGGTCCGCGCCTACTTCGACGTCGGCGGCGCGTTCGAGCTCCCGTCGACCGGTGCGCTCGACGCGGCTGCCCGGTTGCTCGACGCGGCCCGGTCCTCTGGCGTGCCCGTCGTCCACACCTGCGTCCGCTATGCGCCCGGCGGCGCCGACGGGGGTGTGTTCTTCCGCAAGGTCGCGGGGCTCCGGGTGTTCGCCACCGACACGCCGGCCGACCCCGACGGCCCGGGGGCCATCCGTCCCGAGGTTGCGCCCGTCGACGGCGAGGTGGTGGTGGTCAAGCAGATGCCGAGCGCCTTCTTCGGCACGTCGCTGGCCGGCACGCTCGTCGCCCGTGGGGTGGACACCCTGGTCGTCGGCGGGGTGTCGACGTCTGGCTGCGTCCGGGCGTCGGTGGTGGACGCGATGTCCCACGGGTTAGTCCCGCTCGTCGTCGCCGACGCCTGCGGCGACCGGTCGGAGTCGGTCCATGACGCCAACCTCGGTGACCTGGCCGCCAAGTACGCCGAGGTCATCGACCTCCAGCAGGGCCTGGACTACCTGGCCTCCGTCGGCTGA
- a CDS encoding cobalamin biosynthesis protein has product MPPHRGWVAAGLVAGVLADELLGDPQRWHPVAGYGRAAGWLERRLWADDVSRGTAFAAVAVALPVIAGSAADRAVDRRVGPVGRGVLLAVVVWASIGGRQLREVGERIGGLLEDGDLDGARRWLPWLVGRDPAGLDGDGIARAVVESLAENTADAVVGPLVWGAVFGTPGVVGYRAVNTLDAMVGHRSPRYARFGMPSARLDDVANLLPSRVTAAVTAAVSPLVGGSPGRVLAVARRDGRRHPSPNAGPVEAAAAGALDLTLGGPLSYDGRAERRGPLGDGPPPSPRDIPRAVALSRWITAAVTLLAAGAGFSRRRPGSPGPAGGR; this is encoded by the coding sequence GTGCCACCGCATCGCGGGTGGGTGGCGGCCGGACTGGTCGCCGGTGTGCTCGCCGACGAGCTGCTCGGGGACCCCCAGCGATGGCACCCGGTCGCCGGGTACGGACGGGCCGCGGGGTGGCTGGAACGTCGGCTGTGGGCCGACGACGTGTCTCGCGGCACGGCGTTCGCGGCCGTCGCCGTCGCCCTGCCGGTGATCGCCGGGTCGGCGGCCGATCGCGCCGTCGACCGGCGGGTCGGCCCCGTCGGACGAGGGGTGCTGCTGGCCGTGGTGGTCTGGGCCAGCATCGGAGGACGACAGCTGCGCGAGGTGGGGGAGCGGATCGGCGGACTGCTGGAGGACGGTGACCTCGACGGTGCCCGGCGGTGGCTGCCGTGGCTGGTCGGTCGGGACCCCGCGGGCCTGGACGGCGACGGGATCGCCCGCGCGGTCGTGGAGTCGCTGGCGGAGAACACCGCCGACGCGGTCGTTGGCCCGCTCGTGTGGGGGGCGGTGTTCGGGACCCCGGGCGTGGTGGGATACCGGGCCGTCAACACGCTGGACGCCATGGTCGGCCATCGCAGCCCGCGGTACGCGCGGTTCGGCATGCCCTCGGCCCGTCTGGACGACGTCGCCAACCTGCTCCCGTCGCGGGTGACCGCCGCGGTGACGGCGGCCGTCTCCCCGCTGGTCGGCGGGTCCCCCGGCCGAGTGCTCGCCGTCGCCAGACGGGACGGCCGCCGTCATCCCTCGCCCAACGCCGGCCCGGTGGAGGCGGCCGCGGCAGGTGCGCTCGACCTGACCCTCGGTGGACCGCTCTCCTACGACGGGCGCGCCGAACGGCGTGGTCCCCTCGGCGACGGCCCACCACCGAGCCCACGCGACATCCCTCGCGCGGTCGCGTTGTCCCGGTGGATCACCGCCGCCGTCACCCTCCTGGCAGCGGGCGCCGGGTTCAGCCGACGGAGGCCAGGTAGTCCAGGCCCTGCTGGAGGTCGATGA
- a CDS encoding diacylglycerol/lipid kinase family protein produces the protein MSHPFGTLHLIANPKSGSGAVRKTMPELRRLLDEHELDHEVHMTTGPGHASELARTVVEAGGRYIAAVGGDGTVHEVVNGLLDADGQPIAEGIVLAVIRAGSGGDFARTFGLDRPVERLVRRHLTGTATMPLDVGHVTYEKDGREQSCFFVNIAEVGWGADVVRRAARLPRFVGRVRYLISALAAVRAANPQKVALVLDKTTANIGMVELVVANGQFFGGGMKVAPRALPDDGLFNVLAFTGGKAQVFTLTPKLYQGEHLPNPRIAEWQSATASVAPDEPMLVEADGEVLGTTPASFTVVDTPLVLKI, from the coding sequence ATGAGCCACCCCTTCGGCACCCTCCACCTGATCGCCAACCCCAAGTCCGGCAGCGGCGCGGTCCGCAAGACCATGCCCGAGCTTCGGCGCCTGCTCGACGAGCACGAGCTGGACCACGAGGTCCACATGACGACGGGGCCCGGACACGCCAGCGAGCTGGCCCGGACGGTCGTGGAGGCGGGTGGGCGCTACATCGCCGCCGTCGGGGGCGACGGGACCGTGCACGAGGTCGTCAACGGCCTGCTGGACGCCGATGGCCAGCCGATCGCCGAGGGGATCGTCCTGGCGGTCATCCGGGCCGGGTCGGGAGGCGACTTCGCCCGCACCTTCGGGCTGGACCGTCCCGTCGAACGCCTCGTGCGACGGCACCTGACGGGGACCGCCACGATGCCGCTCGACGTCGGCCACGTGACCTACGAGAAGGACGGCCGCGAGCAGTCCTGCTTCTTCGTCAACATCGCCGAGGTCGGCTGGGGTGCCGACGTGGTGCGGCGTGCCGCGAGGTTGCCCCGCTTCGTGGGTCGGGTGCGGTACCTGATCTCGGCCCTGGCCGCGGTGCGGGCGGCCAACCCCCAGAAGGTCGCCCTCGTGCTGGACAAGACGACCGCCAACATCGGCATGGTCGAGCTCGTGGTGGCCAACGGGCAGTTCTTCGGGGGTGGCATGAAGGTGGCACCACGCGCGCTGCCCGACGACGGCCTGTTCAACGTCCTGGCGTTCACCGGGGGCAAGGCGCAGGTCTTCACGCTCACGCCGAAGCTGTACCAGGGCGAGCACCTGCCCAACCCCCGCATCGCGGAGTGGCAGTCGGCCACGGCGTCGGTCGCCCCCGACGAACCGATGCTGGTGGAGGCCGACGGCGAGGTCCTGGGGACGACGCCGGCGTCGTTCACCGTCGTGGACACGCCGCTCGTCCTCAAGATCTGA